The Macaca fascicularis isolate 582-1 chromosome 11, T2T-MFA8v1.1 genome includes a region encoding these proteins:
- the PFDN5 gene encoding prefoldin subunit 5 isoform X2, giving the protein MYVPGKLHDVEHVLIDVGTGYYVEKTAEDAKDFFKRKIDFLTKQMEKIQPALQEKHAMKQAVMEMMSQKIQQLTALGAAQATAKA; this is encoded by the exons ATGTATGTCCCTGGGAAGCTGCATGATGTGGAACATGTGCTCATCGATGTGGGAACTGGGTACTATGTAGAGAAg ACAGCTGAGGATGCCAAGGACTTTTTCAAGAGGAAGATAGATTTTCTAACCAAACAGATGGAGAAAATCCAACCAGCTCTTCAGGAAAAGCACGCCATGAAACAGG CTGTCATGGAAATGATGAGTCAGAAGATTCAGCAGCTGACAGCCCTGGGAGCAGCTCAGGCTACTGCTAAGGCCTGA
- the MYG1 gene encoding MYG1 exonuclease isoform X1 has translation MGYRFLRGLLTLLLPPPPVYTRHRMLGPESVSPPKRPRSKLMASPRIGTHNGTFHCDEALACALLRLLPEYRDAEIVRTRDPEKLASCDIVVDVGGEYDPRRHRYDHHQRSFTETMSSLSPGKPWQTKLSSAGLIYLHFGHKLLAQLLGTSEEDSMVGTLYDKMYENFVEEVDAVDNGISQWAEGEPRYALTTTLSARVARLNPTWNQPDQDTEAGFKRAMDLVQEEFLQRLDFYQHSWLPARALVEEALAQRFQVDPSGEIVELAKGGCPWKEHLYHLESGLSPPVAIIFVIYTDQAGQWRVQSVPKEPHSFQSRLPLPEPWRGLRDEALDQVSGIPGCIFVHASGFIGGHRTREGALNMARATLAQRSYLPQMS, from the exons ATGGGATACCGCTTCCTGCGCGGTCTTTTAacgctgctgctgccgccgccacCCGTGTATACCCGGCACCGCATGCTCGGCCCAGAGTCCGTCTCGCCCCCAAAACGACCCCGCAGCAAACTCATGGCATCGCCCCGAATCGGGACGCACAATGGCACCTTCCACTGCGACGAGGCACTGGCATGCGCACTGCTTCGCCTCCTGCCGGAGTACCGG GATGCAGAGATTGTGCGGACCCGGGATCCCGAAAAACTCGCTTCCTGTGACATCGTGGTGGACGTGGGGGGTGAGTACGACCCTCGGAGACACCGATATGACCATCACCAGAG GTCTTTTACAGAGACCATGAGCTCCCTGTCCCCTGGGAAGCCGTGGCAGACCAAGCTGAGCAGTGCGGGACTCATCTATCTGCACTTCGGGCACAAGCTGCTGGCCCAGTTGCTGGGCACTAGTGAAGAGGACAGCATGGTGGGCACCCTCTATGACAAG ATGTATGAGAACTTTGTGGAGGAGGTGGATGCCGTGGACAATGGGATCTCCCAGTGGGCAGAGGGGGAGCCTCGATATGCACTGACCACTACCCTGAGTGCACGAGTTGCTCGACTTAATCCTACCTggaaccagcctgaccaagacaCTGAG GCAGGGTTCAAGCGTGCAATGGATCTGGTTCAAGAGGAGTTTCTGCAGAGATTAGATTTCTACCAACACAGCTGGCTGCCAGCCCGGGCCTTGGTGGAAGAGGCCCTTGCCCAGCGATTCCAG GTGGACCCAAGTGGGGAGATTGTGGAACTGGCGAAAGGTGGATGTCCCTGGAAGGAGCATCTCTACCACCTGGAATCTGGGCTGTCCCCTCCAGTGGCCATCATCTTTGTTATCTACACTGACCAGGCTGGACAGTGGCGAGTACAGTCTGTGCCCAAGGAGCCCCACTCATTCCAAAGCCG GCTGCCCCTACCAGAGCCATGGCGGGGTCTTCGGGACGAGGCCCTGGACCAGGTCAGTGGGATCCCTGGCTGCATCTTCGTCCATGCAAGTGGCTTCATTGGCGGTCACCGCACCCGAGAGGGTGCCTTGAACATGGCCCGTGCCACATTGGCCCAGCGCTCATACCTCCCACAAATGTCCTAG
- the MYG1 gene encoding MYG1 exonuclease isoform X2 produces the protein MYENFVEEVDAVDNGISQWAEGEPRYALTTTLSARVARLNPTWNQPDQDTEAGFKRAMDLVQEEFLQRLDFYQHSWLPARALVEEALAQRFQVDPSGEIVELAKGGCPWKEHLYHLESGLSPPVAIIFVIYTDQAGQWRVQSVPKEPHSFQSRLPLPEPWRGLRDEALDQVSGIPGCIFVHASGFIGGHRTREGALNMARATLAQRSYLPQMS, from the exons ATGTATGAGAACTTTGTGGAGGAGGTGGATGCCGTGGACAATGGGATCTCCCAGTGGGCAGAGGGGGAGCCTCGATATGCACTGACCACTACCCTGAGTGCACGAGTTGCTCGACTTAATCCTACCTggaaccagcctgaccaagacaCTGAG GCAGGGTTCAAGCGTGCAATGGATCTGGTTCAAGAGGAGTTTCTGCAGAGATTAGATTTCTACCAACACAGCTGGCTGCCAGCCCGGGCCTTGGTGGAAGAGGCCCTTGCCCAGCGATTCCAG GTGGACCCAAGTGGGGAGATTGTGGAACTGGCGAAAGGTGGATGTCCCTGGAAGGAGCATCTCTACCACCTGGAATCTGGGCTGTCCCCTCCAGTGGCCATCATCTTTGTTATCTACACTGACCAGGCTGGACAGTGGCGAGTACAGTCTGTGCCCAAGGAGCCCCACTCATTCCAAAGCCG GCTGCCCCTACCAGAGCCATGGCGGGGTCTTCGGGACGAGGCCCTGGACCAGGTCAGTGGGATCCCTGGCTGCATCTTCGTCCATGCAAGTGGCTTCATTGGCGGTCACCGCACCCGAGAGGGTGCCTTGAACATGGCCCGTGCCACATTGGCCCAGCGCTCATACCTCCCACAAATGTCCTAG
- the AAAS gene encoding aladin isoform X4, translating into MKLQTQKKRLRSEDLIAEFAQVTNWSSCCLRVFAWHPHTNKFAVALLDDSVRVYNASSTIVPSLKHRLQRNVAALAWKPLSASVLAVACQSCILIWTLDPTSLSTRPSSGCAQVLSHPGHTPVTSLAWAPSGGRLLSASPVDAAIRVWDVSTETCVPLPWFRGGGVTNLLWSPDGSKILATTPSAVFRVWEAQMWTCERWPTLSGRCQTGCWSPDGNRLLFTVLGEPLIYSLSFPEQCGEGKGRVGGAKSATIVADLSETTIQTPDGEERLGGEAHSMVWDPSGERLAVLMKGNPRVQDGKPVILLFCTRNSPVFELLPCGIIQGEPGAQPQLITFHPSFNKGALLSVGWSTGRIAHIPLYFVNAQFPRFSPVLGRAQEPPAGGGGCIHDLPLFTETSPTSAPWDPLPGPPPVLPHSPHSHL; encoded by the exons ATGAAATTGCAAACTCAGAAGAAGAGG CTCAGGAGTGAAGATCTAATTGCTGAATTTGCCCAAGTCACAAATTG GTCCAGCTGCTGCTTGCGTGTCTTTGCGTGGCACCCCCACACCAACAAGTTTGCAGTGGCCCTGCTAGATGACTCAGTCCGTGTGTATAATGCCAGCAG CACCATAGTCCCCTCCCTGAAGCACCGGCTACAGCGAAATGTGGCGGCTCTGGCCTGGAAACCTCTTAGTGCCTCTGTCTTGGCTGTGGCCTGCCAGAGCTGCATTCTCATCTGGACCCTGGACCCTACCTCCTTGTCTACCCG ACCCTCTTCTGGTTGTGCCCAAGTGCTGTCTCACCCTGGGCATACACCTGTTACTAGCTTGGCCTGGGCCCCCAGTGGGGGGCGGCTGCTCTCAGCTTCACCCGTGGATGCTGCTATCCGG GTATGGGATGTCTCAACAGAGACCTGTGTCCCCCTTCCCTGGTTTCGAGGAGGTGGGGTGACCAACCTGCTCTGGTCCCCAGATGGCAGCAAAATCCTGGCTACCACTCCTTCAGCTGTCTTTCG AGTCTGGGAGGCCCAGATGTGGACTTGTGAGAGGTGGCCTACTCTATCAGGGCGCTGTCAG ACTGGCTGCTGGAGCCCAGATGGCAACCGACTGCTGTTCACTGTATTGGGAGAGCCACTGATTTACTCCCTGTCTTTTCCAGAACAATGTG GTGAGGGAAAGGGGCGCGTTGGAGGTGCAAAGTCAGCAACAATTGTGGCAGATCTGTCTGAGACAACAATACAGACACCAGATGGTGAGGAGAG GCTTGGGGGAGAGGCTCACTCCATGGTCTGGGACCCCAGTGGGGAGCGTCTGGCTGTGCTCATGAAAG GAAACCCAAGAGTACAGGATGGTAAACCAGTCATCCTCCTTTTTTGCACTCGAAACAGCCCTGTGTTTGAGCTCCTTCCCTG TGGCATTATCCAGGGGGAGCCAGGAGCCCAGCCCCAGCTCATCactttccatccttccttcaaCAAAGGGGCCCTGCTCAGTGTG GGCTGGTCCACAGGCCGAATTGCTCACATCCCGCTGTACTTTGTCAATGCCCAGTTTCCACGTTTTAGCCCAGTGCTTGGCCGGGCCCAAGAACCCCCTGCTGGGGGTGGAGGCTGTATTCATGACCTGCCCCTCTTTACTGAGACATCCCCAACCTCTGCCCCTTGGGACCCTCTCCCAGGGCCACCACCTGTTCTGCCCCACTCCCCACATTCCCAcctctaa
- the AAAS gene encoding aladin isoform X5: protein MKLQTQKKRLRSEDLIAEFAQVTNCTIVPSLKHRLQRNVAALAWKPLSASVLAVACQSCILIWTLDPTSLSTRPSSGCAQVLSHPGHTPVTSLAWAPSGGRLLSASPVDAAIRVWDVSTETCVPLPWFRGGGVTNLLWSPDGSKILATTPSAVFRVWEAQMWTCERWPTLSGRCQTGCWSPDGNRLLFTVLGEPLIYSLSFPEQCGEGKGRVGGAKSATIVADLSETTIQTPDGEERLGGEAHSMVWDPSGERLAVLMKGNPRVQDGKPVILLFCTRNSPVFELLPCGIIQGEPGAQPQLITFHPSFNKGALLSVGWSTGRIAHIPLYFVNAQFPRFSPVLGRAQEPPAGGGGCIHDLPLFTETSPTSAPWDPLPGPPPVLPHSPHSHL, encoded by the exons ATGAAATTGCAAACTCAGAAGAAGAGG CTCAGGAGTGAAGATCTAATTGCTGAATTTGCCCAAGTCACAAATTG CACCATAGTCCCCTCCCTGAAGCACCGGCTACAGCGAAATGTGGCGGCTCTGGCCTGGAAACCTCTTAGTGCCTCTGTCTTGGCTGTGGCCTGCCAGAGCTGCATTCTCATCTGGACCCTGGACCCTACCTCCTTGTCTACCCG ACCCTCTTCTGGTTGTGCCCAAGTGCTGTCTCACCCTGGGCATACACCTGTTACTAGCTTGGCCTGGGCCCCCAGTGGGGGGCGGCTGCTCTCAGCTTCACCCGTGGATGCTGCTATCCGG GTATGGGATGTCTCAACAGAGACCTGTGTCCCCCTTCCCTGGTTTCGAGGAGGTGGGGTGACCAACCTGCTCTGGTCCCCAGATGGCAGCAAAATCCTGGCTACCACTCCTTCAGCTGTCTTTCG AGTCTGGGAGGCCCAGATGTGGACTTGTGAGAGGTGGCCTACTCTATCAGGGCGCTGTCAG ACTGGCTGCTGGAGCCCAGATGGCAACCGACTGCTGTTCACTGTATTGGGAGAGCCACTGATTTACTCCCTGTCTTTTCCAGAACAATGTG GTGAGGGAAAGGGGCGCGTTGGAGGTGCAAAGTCAGCAACAATTGTGGCAGATCTGTCTGAGACAACAATACAGACACCAGATGGTGAGGAGAG GCTTGGGGGAGAGGCTCACTCCATGGTCTGGGACCCCAGTGGGGAGCGTCTGGCTGTGCTCATGAAAG GAAACCCAAGAGTACAGGATGGTAAACCAGTCATCCTCCTTTTTTGCACTCGAAACAGCCCTGTGTTTGAGCTCCTTCCCTG TGGCATTATCCAGGGGGAGCCAGGAGCCCAGCCCCAGCTCATCactttccatccttccttcaaCAAAGGGGCCCTGCTCAGTGTG GGCTGGTCCACAGGCCGAATTGCTCACATCCCGCTGTACTTTGTCAATGCCCAGTTTCCACGTTTTAGCCCAGTGCTTGGCCGGGCCCAAGAACCCCCTGCTGGGGGTGGAGGCTGTATTCATGACCTGCCCCTCTTTACTGAGACATCCCCAACCTCTGCCCCTTGGGACCCTCTCCCAGGGCCACCACCTGTTCTGCCCCACTCCCCACATTCCCAcctctaa